The Daucus carota subsp. sativus chromosome 9, DH1 v3.0, whole genome shotgun sequence genome window below encodes:
- the LOC108202419 gene encoding uncharacterized protein LOC108202419, producing MASEAALADHPVVPEQVKEEVHEEANTSEEVEKPKPENLSPAAAMPLPESEDKIEAQPIETPTVEALGETVEKDIPKTEIVVTPVVPEAEDRVDENRKTEHAVVVEEKNTVNEEKPIAAVVPTSEETPKYEVLSSLPVVSAESEEKVEVKPPGTDVQQAIEEVQLSAAEVVPSAEPETVEDKNVEPPVVDEVKIADEPLVEEKLLSDTPVAKEADIAAKPVVEANIVIEPPVEGKQPQTPVAEEVKIADEPLVEEKITSDTHNVEEAQIAAEPPVVEENLMTESPQEVKLVETPVIEEVKIADEPLVEEKTASDTHVEGPEIAAEPPVVEVNLMTESPEEVKLLQTPVIEEVKIADEPLVEEKNATDTHVEEPEIAAEPPTVEENIMIEPPSGVQLLQTPVPEEVKIADEPLVEEKITSDTSVVEEPKIASESIVVENNIVTEPPAEVKLLQTPVVEDVKIADEPLVEEKIASDTHVVEEPEIAAEPPGVEENIVIQPPAEVKLLQTPAVEVKIADEHIVKEKIANDAHVVEEPEIAAEPPVVEENVVIEHPAEVKLLQTPVVKEEKIADEPIVEEKIANDTPVVEERELAAEPSVVEENIVIEPPAEVKLLQPPVVEEVKINDEPLVEEKSASDSHVVKEEKNAAEPPVPEENIVIEPPVEVKLLQTPAVEEMKDTMEQLVAEEEVATENPVFEEEKITTKDPLLDGKTVTEPSAVEEKIVEIPGVEENNTDNPIVEEVNKTTESPSVIEEECITVPTLAEEVKNVTEPAVVEEMKQTPVFEEVKNVDDMPDVTEPEAKKVESYFVTEASELPVQEQKAESVEEKLIEKPKAEGIPESSLEPVDKKEEAVDFPVKESEPALAKDVGILEPLSIKDDAVESLTDVLEKPQEYVAVETKECVHGSADKVEDVKFSKEEEFNGKTPLETTSSVEATLPTKEGQADAEETILGGEADLVEELPKEKAVTSMKVEKETEAKDVNTDSAQPETKETEEVVKSISTPAAAENILEAVITSKDAKLVVENEKEDKKSELVSPVETYRNGTVADKTSEQPDETKQEKPEVKVKEDDTVPTDDTKELDDKLTSQDLPKEVVTIKSTQKQSNTILSKVKNTLVKAKKAITGKSSNTKTPPSEPKGEIRV from the exons ATGGCTAGTGAAGCTGCTCTAGCAGATCATCCTGTTGTACCTGAG CAAGTAAAGGAGGAAGTGCATGAAGAGGCAAATACAAGTGAGGAAGTAGAGAAGCCAAAACCCGAGAACTTGTCTCCTGCTGCTGCAATGCCTTTGCCTGAATCTGAAGATAAGATCGAGGCTCAGCCAATTGAAACTCCGACAGTTGAGGCGTTGGGGGAAACAGTTGAGAAAGATATTCCGAAAACAGAGATAGTGGTTACTCCAGTAGTACCTGAAGCTGAAGACAGAGTCGACGAGAACAGGAAAACTGAGCATGCTGTGGTTGTAGAAGAAAAAAATACAGTTAATGAAGAAAAGCCGATAGCAGCAGTAGTGCCAACATCTGAGGAAACGCCAAAATATGAGGTCTTGTCTAGTCTACCAGTTGTTTCGGCTGAATCAGAAGAAAAGGTTGAGGTTAAACCCCCTGGAACTGATGTACAGCAAGCTATTGAGGAAGTCCAGCTTTCAGCAGCTGAGGTAGTTCCTTCTGCTGAACCAGAAACGGTTGAAGACAAGAATGTTGAGCCTCCTGTAGTTGACGAAGTGAAGATTGCAGATGAACCCCTTGTGGAAGAGAAACTCTTAAGTGATACTCCTGTTGCTAAAGAAGCAGATATTGCTGCTAAACCTGTAGTGGAAGCGAATATTGTGATTGAACCTCCTGTGGAAGGAAAGCAGCCTCAGACTCCTGTAGCTGAAGAAGTGAAGATCGCAGATGAGCCCCTTGTGGAAGAGAAAATAACTAGTGATACTCATAATGTTGAAGAAGCACAGATTGCTGCTGAACCTCCTGTAGTAGAAGAGAATCTCATGACTGAATCTCCACAAGAAGTAAAGCTTGTTGAAACGCCAGTTATTGAAGAAGTTAAGATTGCAGATGAGCCCCTTGTGGAAGAGAAAACTGCAAGTGATACTCACGTTGAAGGACCAGAGATTGCTGCTGAACCTCCTGTAGTAGAAGTGAATCTCATGACTGAATCTCCAGAAGAAGTAAAGCTTCTTCAAACGCCTGTTATTGAAGAAGTTAAGATTGCAGATGAGCCCCTTGTGGAAGAGAAAAATGCAACTGATACTCATGTTGAAGAACCAGAGATTGCTGCTGAACCTCCTACAGTAGAAGAAAATATCATGATTGAACCTCCATCAGGAGTACAGCTTCTTCAAACTCCTGTACCTGAAGAAGTGAAGATCGCAGATGAGCCCCTTGTGGAAGAGAAAATCACAAGTGATACTAGTGTTGTTGAAGAACCAAAGATTGCTTCTGAATCTATTGTAGTAGAAAATAATATCGTGACTGAACCTCCTGCGGAAGTAAAGCTTCTTCAAACTCCTGTAGTTGAAGATGTGAAGATCGCGGATGAGCCCCTTGTCGAAGAAAAAATTGCAAGTGATACTCATGTTGTTGAAGAACCAGAGATTGCCGCTGAACCTCCTGGAGTAGAAGAGAACATTGTGATTCAACCTCCAGCAGAAGTAAAACTTCTTCAAACTCCTGCAGTTGAAGTAAAGATCGCAGATGAGCACATTGTCAAAGAGAAAATTGCAAATGATGCTCATGTTGTTGAAGAACCAGAGATTGCTGCTGAACCTCCTGTAGTAGAAGAAAATGTGGTGATTGAACATCCAGCGGAAGTAAAGCTTCTTCAAACTCCTGTAGTTAAAGAAGAGAAGATCGCAGATGAGCCCATTGTCGAAGAGAAAATCGCAaatgatactcctgttgttgaAGAACGAGAGCTTGCTGCTGAACCTTCTGTAGTAGAAGAGAATATTGTCATTGAACCTCCAGCAGAAGTAAAGCTTCTTCAACCTCCTGTAGTTGAAGAAGTAAAGATCAACGATGAGCCCCTTGTGGAGGAGAAAAGTGCAAGTGATTCTCATGTTGTTAAAGAAGAAAAGAATGCTGCTGAACCTCCTGTACCAGAAGAGAATATCGTGATTGAACCTCCCGTGGAAGTAAAACTTCTTCAAACTCCTGCAGTTGAAGAAATGAAGGACACAATGGAGCAACTTGTAGCGGAAGAGGAAGTCGCAACTGAGAATCCTGTTTTTGAAGAAGAAAAGATCACTACAAAAGACCCTCTACTAGATGGGAAGACCGTAACTGAGCCCTCTGCAGTAGAAGAGAAGATAGTTGAGATTCCTGGAGTCGAAGAAAACAATACTGATAATCCTATTGTTGAAGAAGTAAATAAGACAACTGAGAGTCCTTCAGTCATAGAAGAGGAATGCATCACTGTGCCTACCCTAGCTGAAGAAGTAAAGAACGTCACTGAGCCTGCTGTAGTTGAAGAAATGAAGCAGACTCCCGTATTTGAAGAAGTGAAAAACGTTGATGATATGCCGGATGTCACGGAGCCAGAAGCAAAGAAAGTTGAAAGCTATTTTGTGACAGAGGCTTCTGAGTTGCCAGTACAGGAGCAAAAGGCGGAGTCGGTTGAGGAAAAGCTAATCGAGAAGCCAAAAGCAGAAGGCATTCCAGAATCATCACTAGAGCCTGTTGACAAAAAGGAGGAAGCAGTAGATTTTCCTGTAAAAGAATCAGAACCAGCTTTGGCAAAAGATGTAGGAATTCTGGAACCGCTTTCTATTAAGGACGATGCTGTAGAATCATTAACTGATGTGCTAGAGAAACCACAGGAATATGTAGCAGTTGAAACTAAGGAATGTGTCCATGGTTCAGCTGATAAAGTTGAGGACGTCAAGTTTTCAAAGGAAGAAGAATTCAATGGAAAAACTCCTCTCGAAACCACAAGTTCAGTTGAAGCTACATTGCCAACCAAGGAGGGTCAAGCTGATGCAGAAGAGACAATTTTAGGTGGCGAAGCTGATCTAGTTGAAGAGTTACCAAAAGAGAAAGCTGTTACATCAATGAAGGTTGAAAAAGAAACTGAAGCCAAAGATGTGAATACTGACTCAGCTCAGCCTGAGACAAAAGAAACCGAGGAAGTTGTTAAATCCATCTCAACCCCTGCAGCTGCTGAAAACATTTTGGAAGCAGTAATTACTTCTAAAGATGCAAAATTGGTTGTTGAAAATGAGAAAGAAGACAAGAAGAGCGAGCTTGTTTCTCCAGTTGAAACCTATCGTAATGGAACAGTGGCAGATAAAACATCAGAGCAACCTGATGAGACTAAACAAGAGAAGCCTGAGGTGAAAGTGAAAGAAGATGACACTGTTCCAACAGATGATACAAAAGAACTTGATGATAAATTAACATCGCAAGATCTTCCCAAGGAAGTGGTTACAATAAAATCCACCCAAAAGCAATCAAATACCATCTTATCAAAGGTGAAAAACACCCTTGTTAAGGCAAAGAAGGCCATCACCGGAAAGTCTAGCAACACGAAAACGCCTCCTTCTGAACCTAAAGGTGAGATCAGAGTTTGA